Proteins from a single region of Crassaminicella profunda:
- a CDS encoding ABC transporter permease, translating to MIDNIGFILGTTLMYATPLIFAALGGVISENSGVVNIGLEGMMTLGALMGATVGYFTGNPWLGLMCAGLAGGFLAVLHAIASVTFEADQVVSGIAINFLGPGIALFLSRIFFEGATMTKSIDLDSKMPRPLDGIFAQNSFFDLVLNQYATVYIAFILVFIIWYMLYKTKLGLRIRAVGEHPKAADTLGINIYKIRYLSVILSGIFAGFGGASMSLAVVSNFRPTLISGQGFIALAAMIFGKWKPQGAMWACLLFGAAQGLVVFLGGTAVEISSQILAMLPYIITLVILVGFVGKSAGPAASGVPYEKGER from the coding sequence ATGATTGATAATATAGGTTTTATTCTTGGTACAACATTAATGTATGCAACACCACTTATTTTTGCAGCTTTAGGAGGCGTTATTTCTGAAAACTCAGGAGTTGTTAACATTGGTCTTGAAGGAATGATGACTTTAGGAGCACTTATGGGGGCAACGGTAGGTTATTTTACAGGAAATCCATGGTTAGGGCTTATGTGTGCAGGGCTTGCAGGTGGATTTTTAGCAGTGCTTCATGCCATTGCATCCGTTACCTTTGAAGCTGATCAAGTAGTATCAGGGATCGCCATTAACTTTTTAGGACCTGGAATTGCATTGTTTTTAAGTCGTATCTTCTTTGAAGGAGCTACAATGACAAAATCTATAGACTTAGACAGTAAAATGCCTAGACCTTTAGATGGTATATTTGCACAGAATTCATTCTTTGACTTGGTACTCAATCAGTACGCTACTGTATATATTGCATTTATTTTAGTGTTTATTATATGGTATATGCTTTATAAGACAAAACTGGGTCTTAGAATTAGAGCTGTAGGGGAACATCCAAAAGCAGCAGATACATTAGGGATTAATATTTATAAAATTAGATATTTAAGTGTCATTTTATCAGGAATATTTGCTGGCTTTGGAGGAGCTTCAATGAGTCTTGCTGTAGTCTCTAATTTCCGTCCTACATTGATATCTGGACAAGGTTTTATTGCTCTTGCAGCTATGATTTTTGGTAAATGGAAACCTCAAGGTGCTATGTGGGCTTGCTTACTATTTGGTGCTGCTCAAGGATTAGTAGTCTTTTTAGGTGGTACAGCTGTTGAAATATCATCACAGATTTTAGCTATGCTACCATATATAATAACACTTGTCATATTAGTAGGATTTGTTGGAAAATCAGCTGGTCCTGCAGCAAGTGGAGTTCCATACGAAAAAGGAGAAAGATAG
- the grdB gene encoding glycine reductase complex selenoprotein B, with protein MSKIRVVHYINQFFAGIGGEEKADVKPEVREGVVGPGMALKGAFKDEAEIVATVICGDSYFNENIEEAKSVIIDMVKKYNPDLFIAGPAFNAGRYGVACGAISKAVKEAFNIPVVTAMYPENPGSDMFKKDLYIIETGNSAATMRKAIPALAKFALKFGKGEEIQAPSVEGYIPRGVRKNIFREERGSKRAVDMLIKKLSGEEYITEYPMPDFDNVTPGKAIKDISKAKVAIVTSGGIVPKGNPDHIESSSASKYGKYDISEFSDLTAETHETAHGGYDPVYANEDSDRVLPVDVLRDLEKEGKIGELHRYFYTTTGNGTSVGNSKKFAAEYAKELVADGVDAVILTSTUGTCTRCGATMVKEIERTGIPVVHMCTVVPISLTVGANRIVPTIAIPHPLGNPSLDPEEEKKLRRKLVEKALSALETEVEDQTVFED; from the coding sequence ATGAGCAAGATTAGAGTTGTTCATTATATAAACCAATTCTTTGCAGGTATTGGTGGAGAAGAAAAAGCAGATGTAAAACCGGAAGTAAGAGAAGGTGTAGTAGGACCAGGAATGGCCTTAAAAGGAGCTTTTAAAGATGAAGCTGAAATTGTTGCTACGGTAATTTGTGGTGATTCCTATTTTAATGAAAATATTGAAGAAGCAAAATCTGTGATTATTGATATGGTGAAAAAGTATAATCCAGACTTGTTCATTGCAGGTCCAGCTTTTAATGCAGGTAGATATGGCGTAGCTTGTGGAGCTATTAGTAAAGCTGTAAAAGAAGCGTTTAATATTCCTGTTGTAACAGCTATGTACCCCGAAAATCCCGGATCAGATATGTTTAAAAAAGATCTTTATATTATTGAGACAGGAAACTCAGCGGCTACAATGAGAAAAGCTATTCCAGCATTAGCAAAATTTGCTTTAAAATTTGGAAAAGGCGAAGAAATTCAAGCTCCTAGTGTTGAAGGATATATTCCAAGGGGTGTAAGAAAGAATATTTTTAGAGAAGAAAGAGGCTCAAAAAGAGCTGTTGATATGTTGATTAAGAAGTTAAGTGGAGAGGAATATATTACAGAATATCCAATGCCAGACTTTGATAATGTGACCCCTGGTAAAGCTATAAAAGATATATCAAAAGCAAAGGTAGCAATTGTTACTTCTGGTGGTATTGTACCGAAAGGAAATCCAGATCATATTGAGTCATCAAGTGCATCAAAATATGGTAAATATGATATATCTGAATTTAGTGATTTAACAGCTGAAACTCATGAAACAGCACATGGTGGATACGACCCTGTTTATGCGAATGAAGATTCAGACAGAGTATTACCTGTTGATGTTTTAAGAGATTTGGAAAAAGAAGGAAAAATTGGAGAACTTCACAGATATTTCTATACTACGACAGGTAATGGAACGTCTGTTGGTAATTCTAAAAAGTTTGCAGCTGAGTATGCAAAAGAATTAGTGGCAGATGGTGTAGATGCAGTTATTCTAACATCTACCTGAGGTACTTGTACACGTTGCGGTGCAACGATGGTAAAAGAAATCGAAAGAACTGGAATTCCGGTTGTCCATATGTGTACGGTTGTTCCAATTTCATTGACAGTTGGAGCGAACAGAATCGTACCTACAATTGCTATTCCTCATCCACTAGGAAATCCATCATTGGATCCAGAGGAAGAGAAAAAATTAAGAAGAAAATTAGTTGAAAAAGCATTAAGTGCATTAGAAACTGAAGTAGAAGATCAAACTGTTTTTGAAGATTAA
- the grdD gene encoding glycine/sarcosine/betaine reductase complex component C subunit alpha, which translates to MGQKRAVKQIIGNTFMEIADALKTGEFGEKIKVGLTILGSEHGVENLVKGAEIAAKRGKGFDIVLIGPKVETDLEVAEVASEEEMHKKMEELLDSGYIDACVTMHYNFPIGVSTVGRVVTPGFGKEMFLATTTGTSSAHRTEAMVKNALYGIITAKAMGIEDPTVGILNLDGARQVERALKELSSNGYKINFAESMRADGGAVMRGNDLLGGTADVMVNDTLTGNIMMKVFSSFTTGGSYEGVGYGYGPGVGEDYDRIILILSRASGSPVVANALSYAAKVAKGKITKVAKEEYEKAKKAKLEEILEGLTKDNKKSSESDEEVIAPPKEVVTGAISGIDIMDLEDAVKVLWKNGVYAESGMGCTGPIVLVNEEKLDQGTNILAKAGFVANEGDIC; encoded by the coding sequence ATGGGACAAAAAAGAGCAGTAAAACAAATAATAGGAAACACCTTTATGGAAATTGCTGATGCTTTAAAAACAGGTGAATTTGGAGAAAAGATAAAGGTAGGTTTGACTATATTAGGTAGTGAGCATGGTGTAGAAAATTTAGTAAAGGGTGCAGAAATAGCAGCCAAAAGAGGAAAAGGTTTTGATATTGTCCTTATTGGACCGAAGGTTGAAACGGATTTAGAAGTTGCAGAAGTAGCATCAGAAGAAGAAATGCATAAAAAAATGGAAGAATTATTAGACAGTGGATATATAGACGCATGTGTAACAATGCACTATAATTTCCCAATAGGAGTATCAACAGTAGGAAGAGTAGTTACACCAGGATTTGGGAAAGAAATGTTCTTAGCAACAACAACAGGAACCTCCTCAGCTCATAGAACAGAAGCTATGGTGAAAAATGCATTGTATGGAATTATCACAGCAAAAGCTATGGGGATAGAAGATCCAACAGTAGGGATTTTAAATTTAGATGGAGCAAGACAAGTAGAAAGAGCATTAAAGGAATTAAGTAGTAATGGATACAAAATTAACTTTGCTGAATCCATGAGAGCAGACGGCGGAGCCGTAATGAGAGGAAATGATCTTCTAGGTGGAACAGCTGATGTAATGGTAAACGATACTCTTACAGGAAATATTATGATGAAAGTATTTTCATCCTTTACAACAGGAGGAAGTTACGAAGGAGTAGGCTATGGATATGGTCCAGGGGTAGGAGAAGATTATGACAGAATTATTCTTATCCTATCAAGAGCTTCAGGGTCTCCAGTAGTTGCCAATGCATTAAGCTATGCAGCAAAGGTAGCAAAAGGAAAAATTACAAAAGTAGCAAAGGAAGAATACGAAAAAGCCAAGAAGGCAAAGCTAGAAGAAATATTAGAAGGATTAACGAAAGACAATAAAAAATCATCAGAAAGTGATGAAGAAGTGATTGCACCACCAAAAGAAGTAGTAACAGGAGCTATATCTGGAATCGATATAATGGATTTAGAAGATGCTGTAAAGGTATTATGGAAAAATGGAGTCTATGCAGAAAGTGGAATGGGATGTACAGGTCCAATTGTTCTTGTAAATGAAGAAAAGCTAGATCAAGGAACAAATATCTTAGCAAAAGCAGGTTTTGTTGCAAATGAAGGAGATATTTGTTAA
- the grdA gene encoding glycine/sarcosine/betaine reductase complex selenoprotein A: MGLFEGKKVIIIGDRDGIPGPAIEECLKGTGCEVVFSATECFVUTAAGAMDLENQNRVKNLTEKHGAENIIVLFGAAEAEAAGLAAETVTNGDPTFAGSLAGVQLGLRVYHVVEPEFKEAVDEEVYEEQIGMMEMVLEVDEIIEEMSSMREQFCKY; encoded by the coding sequence ATGGGATTATTTGAAGGAAAAAAAGTCATCATCATTGGTGATAGAGATGGTATACCAGGTCCTGCTATTGAAGAATGCTTAAAAGGCACAGGCTGTGAAGTTGTTTTTTCAGCTACAGAGTGCTTTGTCTGAACGGCTGCAGGAGCAATGGACCTAGAAAATCAAAATAGGGTGAAGAATTTAACTGAGAAGCATGGTGCTGAAAATATCATCGTACTTTTTGGAGCAGCAGAAGCAGAAGCTGCAGGCTTAGCTGCAGAAACTGTAACAAATGGAGACCCTACTTTTGCAGGTTCGTTAGCAGGAGTCCAGTTAGGACTTAGAGTATATCACGTTGTAGAACCAGAATTTAAAGAGGCTGTAGATGAAGAAGTTTATGAAGAGCAAATTGGTATGATGGAAATGGTATTAGAAGTTGATGAGATTATTGAAGAAATGAGTTCCATGAGAGAACAATTCTGTAAATATTAA
- a CDS encoding glycine/sarcosine/betaine reductase component B subunit, whose product MRLELGKINITDVQFSDITKVENGILYVNKEEIISIIKEDDHIKSVQVELAKPGEETRITPVKDVIEPRVKVDGQGGIFPGVISKVTTVGSGRTHVLKGAAVVTCGKIVGFQEGIIDMSGPGAEYTPFSKLNNVCLVIEPIDDLKQHEYEAAVRMAGLKVATFIGQAGKEITPDEVEVYETKPLFESVAEYPDLPKVGYVYMLQTQGLLHDTYVYGVDAKKIVPTILYPTEVMDGAILSGNCVSACDKNTSYHHLNNPIIHDLYERHGKDINFVGVIITNENVYLADKERSSNWTAKFCKFLGLDGALVSQEGFGNPDTDLIMNCKKIENEGVKTVIVTDEYAGRDGASQSLADADSKADAVVTGGNANEVIVLPPMKKIIGMLDYVDRIAGGFDGSLRPDGSIEAEIQVITGATNELGFNKMSATGF is encoded by the coding sequence GTGCGCTTAGAATTAGGAAAAATTAATATTACAGATGTTCAGTTTAGTGATATAACTAAAGTGGAAAATGGAATATTATATGTAAACAAAGAAGAGATCATAAGTATTATAAAGGAAGATGATCACATTAAGAGCGTGCAGGTAGAACTTGCGAAACCAGGGGAAGAAACCAGAATAACTCCTGTGAAGGATGTTATTGAACCAAGAGTCAAAGTTGATGGACAAGGTGGTATATTTCCTGGAGTAATCAGTAAAGTTACTACTGTAGGTTCAGGTCGCACACATGTATTAAAGGGAGCTGCAGTGGTTACTTGTGGTAAAATCGTAGGTTTCCAGGAAGGTATTATCGATATGAGTGGTCCTGGAGCTGAATATACTCCGTTTTCAAAGCTAAATAATGTTTGTTTGGTGATTGAACCAATAGACGATTTGAAACAACATGAATATGAAGCTGCTGTAAGAATGGCAGGATTAAAAGTAGCTACTTTCATTGGTCAAGCAGGAAAAGAAATTACTCCTGATGAAGTAGAAGTTTATGAGACAAAGCCATTATTTGAGAGTGTTGCTGAGTATCCAGACCTACCAAAGGTTGGCTATGTTTATATGCTTCAAACACAAGGGTTATTACATGATACTTATGTATATGGGGTAGATGCAAAAAAAATAGTACCTACAATTCTTTATCCAACGGAAGTGATGGATGGAGCAATTCTTAGTGGTAACTGTGTATCAGCTTGTGATAAAAATACAAGTTATCACCATTTAAATAATCCAATCATTCATGATTTATATGAAAGACATGGAAAAGATATTAACTTTGTAGGCGTAATCATTACAAATGAAAACGTATATCTTGCAGATAAGGAAAGATCTTCAAATTGGACTGCAAAGTTTTGTAAGTTCTTAGGACTTGATGGTGCACTTGTATCTCAAGAAGGTTTTGGAAATCCAGATACAGATCTTATTATGAACTGTAAGAAAATTGAAAATGAAGGTGTAAAAACTGTTATTGTTACTGACGAGTATGCAGGTCGTGATGGTGCATCCCAATCTCTTGCAGATGCAGACTCAAAAGCAGATGCTGTGGTAACTGGTGGGAATGCAAATGAAGTTATTGTACTTCCTCCAATGAAAAAAATAATCGGAATGCTTGATTATGTGGATAGAATTGCAGGAGGATTTGATGGTAGTTTAAGACCTGATGGAAGCATTGAAGCTGAAATCCAAGTAATTACAGGTGCTACAAATGAATTAGGCTTCAATAAAATGTCTGCTACAGGATTTTAA
- the grdC gene encoding glycine/sarcosine/betaine reductase complex component C subunit beta: MSYPVIKGAGYALVYTPDMIIHNGTTQTTERITNPDSEYLKKLPEHIRSYEEVLNYAPNQVYIGNMNPEDLREYDLPWCSQDAKCKDRFGRFGEIMPQDEFIALIKIVDAFDLVKIEKGFTQTLKEKIGSHPLFKEEVEKLKEGEELAEIEKFINEQHAEALYHEGKLVGCVKRAHDVDVNLTAHILFENLVVKASGVLAFKHLVDKNNLNVADIDYVIECSEEACGDMNQRGGGNFAKAIAECSKASNATGSDTRGFCAAPTHALIQAASLVKAGTYENVVIVAGGATAKLGMNGKDHVKKELPVLEDVVGAFAILISKNDGVNPIIRTDLVGRHTVGTGSSPQAVITSLVTAPLDKGGLKITDIDKYSVEMQNPDITKPAGAGDVPEANYKMIGALGVKRKELERKELKGFVEKHGMPGWAPTQGHIPSGVPYLGFAREDLTNGELNRAMVVGKGSLFLGRMTNLFDGVSVVLERNPGEEESVGVSKEEIKNMIAEAMKDFASHLLKE; encoded by the coding sequence ATGAGTTATCCAGTAATAAAAGGTGCAGGATATGCATTAGTATATACACCGGATATGATTATCCATAATGGAACAACCCAAACTACAGAAAGAATTACCAACCCTGATTCAGAATATCTTAAAAAGCTACCAGAGCACATTAGAAGTTATGAAGAGGTTTTAAATTATGCGCCAAACCAAGTATACATAGGAAATATGAATCCAGAGGATTTAAGAGAATATGATTTACCTTGGTGTAGTCAAGATGCGAAGTGCAAGGATCGTTTTGGAAGATTTGGAGAAATTATGCCACAAGATGAATTCATTGCGCTTATTAAAATTGTAGATGCATTTGATCTTGTGAAAATCGAAAAAGGATTTACACAAACATTAAAAGAGAAAATAGGAAGTCATCCATTATTTAAAGAAGAAGTAGAGAAGTTAAAAGAAGGAGAAGAGTTAGCTGAGATTGAGAAATTTATCAATGAGCAGCATGCAGAAGCTCTTTACCATGAAGGAAAATTAGTAGGTTGTGTAAAAAGAGCTCATGATGTAGATGTAAACTTAACTGCACATATCCTTTTTGAAAACCTAGTAGTAAAAGCTTCAGGAGTTCTTGCCTTTAAACATCTTGTAGACAAAAATAATTTAAATGTGGCGGATATTGATTATGTCATAGAGTGTTCAGAAGAAGCTTGTGGAGATATGAACCAAAGAGGTGGCGGAAACTTTGCAAAAGCTATAGCAGAGTGTTCGAAAGCTTCTAATGCAACAGGTTCAGATACAAGAGGATTCTGTGCAGCACCAACTCATGCTCTTATTCAAGCAGCATCTCTTGTAAAGGCAGGAACTTATGAGAATGTTGTTATCGTAGCAGGTGGAGCTACAGCAAAACTTGGAATGAACGGAAAAGACCATGTAAAAAAAGAATTGCCTGTATTAGAAGATGTAGTAGGTGCATTTGCAATCCTTATCAGTAAAAATGATGGGGTAAACCCAATCATTAGAACAGACTTAGTAGGAAGACATACAGTAGGAACAGGATCATCTCCTCAAGCAGTTATAACATCACTAGTTACTGCACCTCTTGATAAGGGTGGACTAAAGATTACAGATATTGATAAATATTCTGTTGAAATGCAAAACCCAGATATCACAAAACCAGCAGGAGCAGGAGATGTACCAGAAGCTAACTATAAAATGATTGGTGCTTTAGGAGTTAAGAGAAAAGAATTAGAAAGAAAAGAATTAAAAGGTTTTGTAGAAAAACATGGTATGCCAGGATGGGCACCAACTCAAGGACATATTCCATCAGGAGTACCTTATTTAGGATTTGCAAGAGAAGATTTAACAAATGGGGAATTAAATAGAGCCATGGTTGTAGGAAAGGGAAGTTTATTCTTAGGAAGAATGACAAATCTATTTGATGGTGTATCTGTAGTTCTTGAAAGGAATCCAGGAGAAGAAGAGTCTGTAGGTGTATCAAAAGAAGAAATAAAAAATATGATAGCGGAGGCTATGAAAGATTTCGCATCCCATCTACTAAAGGAATAG
- a CDS encoding ABC transporter permease, with the protein MKSKKNSLKEMLLSGNLMITVVSILLGIIVGAIVLKIAGYSPIEAYTVMLKGIFGKPKYMAYTIIYATPLIMTGLSVAFAFKTGLFNIGAEGQFIIGALVATVVGYFVKLPIGLHAIVVFVAAITAAGLWGGIAGYLKAKFGVHEVIATIMLNWIALYLSNYVIMLEGFKRPNSEASYKIWDTATIGILEKWRYTDPGRMWFKAHPVLQSIFKTPVNLGIICAILLAVVVWFILNKTTLGYELRAVGSNKHAAEYGGINVNKSMIISMTIAGALAGAAGALQVMGVSKQVAILAAMEGYGFDGIAVSLIGSNGAFGCVFAGILFGALKYGGPKIQSAMGAPSEVVSIVMGTIVFFIAMPKFIKMILTVGKRKEVK; encoded by the coding sequence ATGAAAAGTAAAAAAAATTCATTGAAAGAAATGCTGCTTAGTGGAAATTTGATGATTACAGTAGTGTCTATTTTATTAGGAATTATTGTAGGGGCTATTGTTTTAAAGATAGCAGGATATAGCCCTATAGAAGCATACACGGTTATGCTAAAAGGAATATTTGGAAAACCTAAATATATGGCATATACGATTATTTATGCTACACCTCTTATTATGACGGGTCTTTCTGTTGCTTTTGCTTTTAAGACAGGACTTTTTAACATTGGTGCAGAAGGACAGTTTATTATTGGTGCTTTAGTGGCAACGGTAGTAGGATATTTTGTAAAACTACCTATTGGACTTCATGCAATCGTAGTATTTGTTGCAGCCATTACAGCAGCAGGCTTATGGGGAGGTATTGCAGGATATTTAAAAGCCAAGTTTGGTGTACATGAAGTTATCGCGACGATTATGTTAAACTGGATTGCTTTGTATTTAAGCAATTACGTAATTATGCTAGAAGGGTTTAAAAGACCTAATAGTGAAGCATCCTATAAAATATGGGATACAGCAACAATTGGTATTTTAGAGAAGTGGCGTTATACAGATCCAGGAAGAATGTGGTTTAAAGCACATCCTGTACTACAGAGCATTTTTAAAACTCCTGTAAATTTAGGAATTATCTGCGCTATTTTGTTGGCCGTTGTGGTTTGGTTTATATTAAATAAAACTACATTAGGATATGAATTAAGAGCTGTGGGTTCTAACAAACATGCAGCTGAATATGGTGGGATCAATGTAAATAAAAGTATGATTATTTCAATGACTATTGCAGGTGCATTAGCAGGTGCTGCAGGTGCATTACAAGTGATGGGTGTATCTAAACAAGTTGCTATTTTAGCAGCTATGGAAGGATATGGATTTGATGGAATTGCAGTTTCTTTGATTGGAAGTAATGGAGCCTTTGGATGTGTTTTTGCAGGAATACTTTTTGGGGCACTCAAATATGGAGGACCTAAGATTCAGTCTGCTATGGGAGCACCTTCTGAAGTTGTAAGCATTGTAATGGGAACGATTGTATTCTTCATAGCTATGCCGAAATTTATCAAAATGATTTTAACTGTAGGAAAAAGAAAAGAGGTGAAATAA
- a CDS encoding BMP family lipoprotein has protein sequence MFKKGLTILLTGILAAGLLAGCGEKAPEQPKEPAEKPAEEVTMKIAMVTDVGGVNDQSFNQSAWEGLQRAEEELGIKASYKESKQDADYGPNMETLLDDENDLIWGIGFKMGDLVKEEAVKNPEQKYAIIDFAYEETPENAVGVVFKQEQPSFLVGYIAGKMTETGKVGFVGGIKGNVIDGFQYGYMAGVKAANKDVKVLVQYADSFTDAAKGKAIANQMYKDGADIVFHAAGGVGDGVIEAAKEQNKKAIGVDRDQNALAPENVITSAMKRVDNAVFNMAEGLKDGKFPGGTTVVYGLKEGGVDIAPTSDKHVPAEILKEVEELKQQIIDEKIVVPYNEKTFNEFQ, from the coding sequence ATGTTTAAAAAGGGATTGACAATTTTATTGACAGGAATACTGGCTGCTGGATTATTAGCAGGTTGTGGGGAAAAAGCACCAGAACAACCAAAAGAGCCAGCAGAAAAGCCAGCTGAAGAAGTAACTATGAAAATTGCTATGGTAACAGATGTAGGTGGAGTAAACGACCAATCATTTAACCAATCAGCTTGGGAAGGTTTACAAAGAGCTGAAGAAGAATTAGGAATTAAAGCTTCTTATAAAGAATCTAAGCAAGATGCTGATTATGGCCCAAATATGGAAACGCTCTTAGACGATGAAAATGACTTGATTTGGGGTATTGGATTTAAAATGGGAGATTTAGTAAAAGAAGAAGCGGTAAAGAATCCTGAGCAAAAATATGCGATTATCGATTTTGCTTATGAAGAAACACCAGAAAATGCAGTAGGTGTAGTATTTAAACAAGAGCAACCATCATTCCTTGTTGGATACATAGCAGGAAAAATGACAGAAACAGGAAAAGTTGGATTTGTTGGTGGTATTAAAGGGAATGTTATTGATGGTTTTCAATATGGATATATGGCTGGTGTAAAGGCTGCTAATAAAGATGTAAAAGTTTTAGTTCAATATGCGGATTCTTTCACAGATGCTGCTAAAGGGAAAGCTATTGCAAACCAAATGTACAAAGATGGTGCAGATATTGTATTCCATGCTGCAGGTGGCGTTGGTGACGGTGTAATTGAAGCTGCTAAGGAACAAAATAAAAAAGCAATTGGTGTAGATAGAGATCAAAATGCACTAGCACCAGAAAATGTAATTACTTCAGCAATGAAGCGTGTTGACAATGCAGTATTTAATATGGCAGAAGGATTAAAGGACGGAAAATTCCCAGGTGGAACAACAGTTGTTTATGGACTTAAAGAAGGCGGTGTAGATATTGCTCCAACTTCTGACAAACATGTACCAGCTGAAATCTTAAAAGAAGTAGAAGAGTTAAAACAACAAATTATAGATGAAAAAATTGTAGTTCCTTATAATGAAAAAACTTTTAATGAATTTCAATAA
- a CDS encoding ABC transporter ATP-binding protein: MKNITKVFGNFTANDSINLTVHKGEVHALLGENGAGKTTLMNILYGLYQPTFGEITINGKTVTMTDPNIAIQHGIGMVHQHFMLVEPFTVAENIILGKETTTSFGKLDIKEAVSHVEELSKKYGLHVDPYAKIEDITVGMQQRVEILKALYRGAEILILDEPTAVLTPQEIQDLIGIIRNLTEQGKCIIIITHKLKEIKEIADYCTIIRRGKHIDTVDVSETTEEELANKMVGREVNFVVEKKEKEKGEVVLEIEKLVVKDNRGINAVDGLSLKVHAGEILGIAGVDGNGQSELIEGITGLRKVESGKILMQGEDITGRTPKNILEHKISTIPEDRQKRGLVLDFSVEQNMILENYHKAPFAKKGILQKDKIKNFAKELIKKFDVRPVDETLKARALSGGNQQKVIIAREVTNNPELLIAAQPTRGLDVGAIEYVHKSLVEQRDHNKAVLLVSLELDEVMNVADRIAVIYEGKIVGIVESKETNESTLGLMMAGGGTGNEK, translated from the coding sequence ATGAAAAATATTACAAAAGTTTTCGGTAATTTTACTGCAAACGATAGTATCAATTTGACTGTTCATAAAGGAGAAGTACACGCTTTACTAGGCGAAAACGGAGCGGGAAAGACTACCCTTATGAACATTTTGTATGGTCTATATCAACCTACATTTGGTGAAATAACGATTAATGGGAAAACGGTAACAATGACAGACCCTAATATAGCTATTCAACATGGAATAGGTATGGTACACCAACATTTTATGCTGGTAGAGCCTTTTACTGTAGCAGAAAATATTATATTAGGGAAGGAAACAACTACTAGTTTCGGAAAGTTGGATATTAAGGAAGCGGTTTCACATGTGGAAGAATTATCTAAAAAATATGGGCTTCATGTAGATCCTTATGCGAAAATAGAAGATATTACTGTAGGGATGCAACAAAGAGTAGAGATTTTAAAGGCATTATATAGGGGAGCTGAAATTTTAATTTTAGATGAACCTACAGCCGTGTTGACACCTCAGGAGATTCAGGACTTAATAGGGATTATTAGAAATCTTACGGAGCAAGGGAAATGTATTATCATTATCACTCATAAATTAAAAGAAATAAAAGAGATTGCTGATTATTGTACAATTATTCGTAGAGGAAAGCATATTGATACAGTGGATGTGAGTGAAACTACTGAAGAAGAACTAGCCAATAAGATGGTTGGAAGAGAAGTTAACTTTGTTGTAGAAAAGAAAGAAAAAGAAAAGGGAGAAGTTGTATTAGAAATAGAGAAGTTAGTAGTAAAAGATAACCGTGGGATCAATGCAGTGGATGGACTATCATTAAAGGTACACGCTGGGGAAATTTTGGGCATAGCAGGTGTTGATGGAAATGGACAAAGTGAATTAATTGAAGGGATTACGGGACTTCGAAAAGTAGAATCAGGAAAAATTCTTATGCAGGGAGAAGATATTACAGGAAGGACACCAAAAAATATTTTAGAGCACAAAATTTCAACTATCCCAGAAGACAGACAAAAAAGAGGATTAGTGTTAGATTTTAGTGTTGAACAAAATATGATATTAGAAAATTATCATAAAGCACCTTTTGCAAAGAAAGGAATATTACAAAAGGATAAAATCAAAAACTTTGCAAAAGAATTAATAAAAAAGTTTGATGTTCGTCCAGTAGATGAGACATTAAAGGCACGAGCTTTATCAGGTGGAAATCAGCAAAAGGTAATTATTGCAAGGGAAGTAACAAACAATCCAGAATTGTTGATTGCTGCTCAACCTACTAGGGGATTAGATGTAGGAGCCATTGAATATGTGCATAAATCTCTTGTAGAACAAAGGGATCATAATAAAGCTGTACTGCTTGTATCACTAGAATTAGATGAGGTAATGAATGTAGCTGATAGAATAGCAGTAATTTATGAGGGGAAAATTGTAGGCATTGTAGAATCTAAGGAAACCAATGAAAGTACCCTTGGTCTCATGATGGCAGGAGGAGGTACAGGCAATGAAAAGTAA